A genomic segment from Lasioglossum baleicum chromosome 5, iyLasBale1, whole genome shotgun sequence encodes:
- the LOC143209175 gene encoding LOW QUALITY PROTEIN: uncharacterized protein LOC143209175 (The sequence of the model RefSeq protein was modified relative to this genomic sequence to represent the inferred CDS: inserted 1 base in 1 codon) produces MLGFYLIFTFIQPSRTIIGYDCNGHHLNVTTLSLKNINDCDINHVTTKTEEVHIQLLQLSDFNYVDIRQCKVEMYRVINYCGMYSHTSAVQNGIIEYIEPVTEDQCNKMHLFGIMYIGRNIQLSGLRVNSTETRTFTLAGELNVNGKCQGVQFSDPYGSWDNVVVQAVAKITLKTASVPVKLETNKIMLTSGTVCTFQDETCLDNDDGSTFWRSFPQSTCKFEQYDILYEGLASKITDSVDQERSPSVFALTTGDITFALTQLGEMPICGYTLFRTEHPKWFILETTKESTFIRKKPMRVENLDIFTYINSKFVYIERHIKNQMTNLYRNIITQKCNLEKQVLTNALTIATLKPDEFAQIVTKQPGYMALVAGEVIHIIKCVAVDVKIRRTEDCYSELPVSHRNQSKFLTPITHILTSHGTHRDCSQVLPVMYEIDQHWHRLSPRPIEVIAPQTLQPMKEPEWKYDNPSKLATSGIYTQNDLNDLRDHIMFPAEKSAVLNSVARSMTGKNIPANSISIMGMMNEETLNEIAESAXQKFWNGFITFGSFSAGVLAVFIIFKFIKTILDTIIHGYQLHSIYGCGLTLCGAAWSSLTHLLIRRADERRNKTPAADESSDDLRDTRSRVDRPGTSEFNKVAEQLKQISFGNLLSKGEGVTSGGPTVINK; encoded by the exons ATGTTAGGGTTTTACCTAATATTCACGTTCATACAACCCTCGCGCACCATTATCGGATACGATTGTAATGGACACCACCTAAACGTGACCACTCTTTCCCTAAAAAACATCAACGACTGCGACATCAACCACGTCACCACGAAGACAGAAGAAGTCCACATTCAACTACTCCAGCTGtccgatttcaattatgtcgaTATAAGACAATGCAAGGTCGAAATGTACAGAGTAATTAACTACTGTGGTATGTATTCTCACACATCAGCGGTACAAAACGGAATAATTGAATACATTGAACCCGTGACCGAAGATCAGTGCAACAAAATGCACCTGTTCGGTATAATGTATATAGGAAGAAATATACAACTAAGCGGCTTAAGAGTAAACTCTACGGAAACAAGAACCTTTACTTTGGCGGGAGAATTGAACGTCAACGGTAAATGTCAGGGAGTACAATTCTCAGATCCATACGGATCTTGGGACAATGTAGTCGTACAAGCTGTCGCAAAAATAACACTAAAAACAGCATCAGTACCAGTGAAATTGGAgacgaacaaaataatgttaacATCAGGAACCGTGTGCACATTCCAAGACGAAACATGCCTAGACAACGACGATGGATCCACCTTCTGGAGGTCATTCCCACAATCCACCTGCAAATTTGAGCAATACGACATCTTGTATGAAGGACTGGCATCAAAAATCACAGACAGCGTGGACCAAGAAAGATCCCCGTCAGTATTCGCTTTAACCACAGGAGACATAACGTTTGCATTGACTCAATTGGGTGAGATGCCAATATGCGGATACACCCTCTTCCGAACAGAACACCCGAAATGGTTCATCTTAGAAACAACGAAAGAAAGCACATTTATTAGGAAAAAGCCAATGCGTGTGGAAAACCTTGATATTTTCACCTATATAAACTCAAAATTTGTTTATATAGAAAGACACATTAAGAACCAGATGACCAACCTTTATAGAAATATCATTACGCAAAAGTGCAATTTAGAAAAACAAGTGTTAACCAATGCACTGACTATAGCCACTTTAAAACCCGATGAATTTGCACAAATAGTTACAAAACAACCGGGATACATGGCTCTAGTGGCCGGAGAAGTGATCCACATAATAAAATGCGTCGCGGTGGATGTAAAAATCCGACGCACCGAAGACTGCTATTCTGAGTTACCAGTTAGCCACAGAAACCAATCAAAATTCCTAACACCTATAACCCACATACTCACAAGTCATGGAACCCATAGAGATTGTAGTCAGGTACTACCAGTAATGTACGAGATTGACCAACATTGGCATAGGTTATCACCAAGACCAATAGAGGTCATCGCACCCCAAACACTGCAACCAATGAAGGAACCCGAATGGAAGTACGACAACCCATCCAAATTGGCTACCAGCGGAATCTACACTCAAAACGATCTCAACGATTTACGAGATCATATCATGTTCCCTGCCGAGAAATCAGCTGTGTTAAATTCTGTCGCACGAAGCATGACAGGAAAAAACATACCAGCAAATTCAATTTCCATTATGGGCATGATGAACGAAGAAACACTAAATGAAATAGCAGAAAGCG GCCAGAAATTCTGGAATGGATTCATCACATTTGGATCCTTTAGCGCAGGAGTGCTAGCTGTGTTTAtcatcttcaaatttatcaagaCGATACTCGACACCATAATACACGGTTATCAGCTACACTCGATATACGGATGCGGTCTCACCTTGTGCGGAGCCGCATGGAGTTCGCTGACGCACCTGCTCATACGCCGAGCtgacgaacggagaaacaaGACCCCAGCAGCTGACGAGTCGAGCGACGACCTTCGCGACACCCGATCCAGGGTCGACAGACCGGGTACATCCGAGTTCAACAAAGTAGCGGAGCAGCTTAAACAAATTTCCTTTGGAAATTTGCTTTCTAAAGGGGAaggtgtcacgtccggtggtccAACcgtcattaataaataa
- the LOC143209180 gene encoding uncharacterized protein LOC143209180 produces the protein MAEPRVQAAPQACPNVQATFNIEPYEPSINWKRWVKRLEGAFKVFKIQKEDEVPYLLHYIGATAFDMISNKCAPSDPYESTYKSLIQKLGEFYAPAPLEIAENFRFHQRRQKEGESILQYVAELQKLSINCNFGAYLKTALRNQLVFGLTSTRIQSRLLETKDLTFDKAIELATSMEMSEKDTDQLRGSSATIQVADTMRQRTFSNQMYYKPKSEMYCLRNPGPYSISMF, from the exons ATGGCGGAACCACGTGTACAAGCCGCGCCTCAAGCGTGTCCAAACGTACAAGCCACGTTCAACATTGAACCGTACGAACCATCGATAAATTGGAAAAGATGGGTGAAACGCCTGGAAGGGGCTTTCAAAGTCTTCAAAATACAAAAAGAAGACGAAGTTCCCTATTTATTACACTACATCGGCGCAACAGCTTTCGATATGATCAGCAACAAGTGTGCGCCCAGTGATCCGTACGAGTCCACATACAAAAGTTTAATTCAGAAGCTAGGAGAATTCTACGCTCCGGCGCCACTGGAAATCGCCGAAAATTTCCGTTTTCATCAACGGCGACAAAAGGAGGGCGAAAGCATATTGCAGTATGTGGCGGAACTGCAAAAATTAAGCATAAATTGCAACTTTGGTGCTTACCTAAAAACAGCACTACGAAACCAGTTAGTTTTCGGACTAACGAGCACAAGGATACAATCAAGGTTACTCGAAACAAAGGATCTAACCTTCGACAAGGCCATAGAGTTAGCAACAAGtatggaaatgtctgaaaaagaCACAGACCAACTACGTGGATCGTCGGCAACGATACAAGTCGCCGATACA ATGCGGCAAAGGACATTTAGcaaccaaatgtactataaaccGAAAAGTGAGATGTACTGCTTGCGGAATCCGGGGCCATATTCAATCAGTATGTTTTAA